AACGGGGCCCGCCTGGTCGCTTCGGGCCGGTGCGACGTGGTGCTGGCCGGAGGCAGCGAGGCCGCCATCACCGGAACGTCCCTGGCCGGCTTCGGCAACATGACGGCTCTGTCCGGGCTGGGGATCTCTCGGCCCTTCGACGCCGAGCGCGACGGCTTCGTCATCGCCGAGGGTGCGGCCGTCCTCGTGCTCGAGGAGCTCGAGCGGGCCCGGGCGCGCGGGGCCCACATCTACGCCCTGGTGGCCGGGTCGGCCAGCACCGCCGACGCCTACCACATCACCGCGCCGTCGCCCGGGGGGACCGGCGCCGCCACGTGCATGGAGCTGGCGCTGGAGGACGCGGGGGTCACCCCCGACGCCGTACGCCACATCAACGCCCACGGGACCTCGACGCCGCTGAACGACGCGGCCGAGGCCGAGGCCATCACCAAGGTCTTCGGATCGCCCGGGCCGCCGGTGACGTCGACCAAGGGAGTGACCGGCCATGCCCTCGGGGCGGCGGGGGCCATCGAGGCGGTGGCGGTTGCCCTCAGCATCGACCGACGGCTGATCCCGCCGACGTCCGGCTACGAGCACCCCGACCCCTCCATCCAGCTGGACGTGGTGGCCGGGGAGCCCCGGGCGTGGGAGCCGGGGCCGGCCCTGTCGAACTCGTTCGGCTTCGGCGGTCACAACGGCTGCCTCGTGCTGGTGCCCGCCGACTGACGACGAGCGCCGGGGACCCGGAGGGGCATGGGGGCAGGGGGCACCTGTAGAGGTCAGTTCCACATTGTCCGAAAGCCACTGTCGGTGAAGAAGCGTTCGACGACCCGGCAGAAGCAGCAATTCGGAACAGGACGGAACGTCGCGTCGGCGGTAGACGAGCTCGTCGGGACGTGATCGCACCGCCCCCGACACCCAGCGCAGCCTGGCGACGACATGGCGTGACGCCCCGTGTTCCAGCCTGTTCCGAATTCACCCTGAGCGGTCGGTGGCGGCGGTGCTGGAGCCCCCAGTCAGATTCGGAGACTTTGAAACCGACGTAGGTGGGCAACCGGAGCGTCCGGCGTCTGCCGGCGGGTCGGAGCCAGCGTGACCTAAGCGTCAACGATGACGAACAGCAGCTCCACGTCGCAGGCCGTCCGGCCCTCGACGGCAGCGCGACCCTTGCCCCGCCCGGCGCGGGCGGACAGGCGCCCCATCTCCACCTCGAGGTCCAACACATCACCCGGTACGACCTGGCGGCGGAAGCGGGCCGAGTCGATCCCTCCGAACAGGGGGAGCTTGCCGGCGTAGCGCTCATCGAGGAGCACCGCCACCGCCCCCAGCTGGGCCACGGACTCGACCATCAGCACGCCCGGCAGGGTCGGCCGGCCGGGGAAGTGACCGGCGAAGAACCACTCCTCGCCCGTCAGGCGCCACCGGCCCCGCGCCGAGACGCCGGGCTCGACGGCGGTGATCTCGTCCAGCAGGAGGAACGGGGGACGGTGGGGCAGGATCTCGTCGGGCCGGGGCAGGCTCACCGCCCGACCCTCACGCTTTGGCGCTCAGCGCGGCCAGGAGCTTCTCCGGCGTGTCGGCCGGGCTGATCTTGTACCAGGCCTCGGCCACCTTGCCCTTGGCGTCGATGAGGAACGCCGAGCGCACGATGCCCATGAACTTGCGGCCGTAGAGCGAACGCTCCCCCCACACCGCGTAGGCGTCGGCGACAGAGTGGTCGGGGTCGGAGAGAAGCGGGAAGCCAAGGCCGTATTTCGTGTCGAACTTGGCCTGCTTCTCGGGGGCGTCGGGACTGATCCCGATGACCACGGCGTCCCCGATGCGGTCGGCGACGTCGCGCAGGCCGCACGCCTGGGTGGTGCACCCGGGTGTGTCCGCCTTCGGATAGAAGTACACCAGGTGCGGACCCTTGCCCCGCTTGAGCGAGTCCGCCAGGCGGAACGGCCTACCGCTCTGGTCGAGCAACTTGAAGTCGGGCGCCTTGTCGCCGGGTGCCAATCGGGCCATGTGAGGAAGGTAGTGGGTCGGCGCCGGCGGCCATGCCCGCCTCCCCCTCGGTAGGGTCCGGATTGGCGGCAACGGCGCCGGGTAGGAGGGGGGCGAGATCGAGTTGACGCGGTGGCCCGTGATCCGTCAGCTGCAGGGCCGGGACCGGACGGGACGCGGGGCGGCAGCCAAGTCCGGGCACAGCGACCGGCTCCTGCCCCGGACCTACACCGCCGACAAGGTCGTCAAGTCCATCTGTCCCTACTGCGCGGTCGGATGTGGCCAGAACGTCTACGTCAAGGACGGCCGGGTGGTCCAGATCGAGGGGGACCCGGACTCCCCCGTCAGCCGGGGCCGGCTGTGCCCCAAGGGGGCGGCCAGCCTGCAGCTGACGACGGGGCCGGCGCGGGAGCACCGTGTCCTCTACCGGCCGCCCCACGGCACCGACTGGGAGGTCCTCGACCTCGACCGGGCCATGGACATGGTGGCCGACCGGGTGATCGCCACCCGGCGGAAGTCGTGGGAGTGGGAGGACGCCGACGGGGTCCGGGTGCGCCGGACCCTCGGGATCGCCAGCCTGGGCGGGGCCACGCTGGACGTCGAAGAGAACTACCTCATGAAGAAGCTGTACACCGCCCTCGGCGCCATCCAGATCGAGAACCAGGCGCGCATCTGACACTCGTCCACCGTCCCCAGTCTGGGGACCTCGTTCGGGCGGGGCGGCGCCACCACCTTCCAGCAGGACCTGCAGAACTCCGACTGCATCGTCATCGAGGGCTCGAACATGGCCGAGTGCCACCCGGTCGGGTTCCAGTGGGTCATGGAGGCCAAGGCGCGCGGGGCCACGGTCATCCACGTCGACCCCCGGTTCACCCGGACCAGCGCCCTGGCCGACCTCCACGTTCCGCTCCGGGCGGGCAGCGACATCGCCTTCCTGGGCGGGATCGTCAACTACGTCATCCAGAACGAGCGCTACTTCCGGGAGTACCTCGTCGCCTACACCAACGCCCCCACCATCATCAACGAGGACTTCGCCGACACCGAGGACCTCGACGGCGTGTTCTCGGGCCTCGATCGGGAGAACCGCAAGTACGACTTCCACACCTGGATGTACGAGGGCATGGAGATCCAGGCCGCCGCCGGCAGCCGCGACCAGGAGTACGAGGACCGGACCCGGTCCGGCGCCTCGGTCCGTGAGGCCGCCCGCGGCGAGTCCCACGGCTCGGGCGGGGCCGCCATCAGCGGGCGGCCGGAGAACGACCCCGACCTCCTCCACACCCGGTGCGTGTTCCAGATCGTGAAGCGCCACTTCGCCCGCTACACGCCCGAGGTGGTCGAGGAGATCTGCGGCGTCCCCCGGGACGTGTTCCTCCGGGTGTGCGAGACGGTCGCGGCCAACTCGGGACGCGACCGCACCACGGCGTTCGTGTACTCGGTCGGCTGGACCCAGCACACCGTCGGGGTCCAGTACATCCGCACCGCCGCCATCCTCCAGCTCCTCCTCGGGAACATCGGCCGCCCCGGGGGCGGGATCATGGCCCTGCGCGGCCACGCCAGCATCCAGGGCTCGACCGACGTCCCGACGCTGTTCAACCTGCTTCCCGGCTACATCCCGATGCCCCACGCCCACGAGCACGAGGACCTCGACAGCTTCGTCCAGGCCGAGGCCCCGGAGTACGGCTTCTGGGCCGAGATGAAGGCCTACACCGTCAGCCTGCTCAAGGCCTGGTTCGGGCCGGCCGCCTCTGCGGACAACGACTGGTGCTTCGACTACCTGCCCCGTCTGACCGGGGACCACAGCAGCTACGAGACGGTGATGGCCCAGATCGACGGCACGTGCAAGGGCTACTTCCTGGCCGGGGAGAACCCCGCCGTCGGCTCGGCCAACGCCAAGATGCAACGGCTCGGCATGGCCAACCTCGACTGGCTGGTGGTGCGGGACTTCTCCCTGATCGAGTCGGCGACCTGGTGGAAGGACGGCCCCGAGATCGAGACAGGGGAGATGAGCACCGCCGACATCGGGACCGAGGTGTTCTTCTTCCCCGCCGCCGCCCACACCGAGAAGAGCGGGAGCCTGACCAACACCCAGCGCATGCTGCAGTGGCACCACATCGCCCGGGATCCCGACGGGGACGCCCGCAGTGACCTGTGGTTCTACTTCCACCTGGGCCGGATCATCCGGGAGAAGCTGGCCGGGTCGAACGACCCCATGGACCGGCCCCTCCTCGACCTGACCTGGGACTACCCGACCGAGGGCGCGCTGGCCGAGCCGACCGCCGAGGCCGTGCTGGCCGAGATCAACGGCTACGACTCCGATGGCCGGCCCCTGGCGTCCTACGAGCAGCTCCGCGAGGACGGTTCGACGACCTGCGGGTGCTGGATCTACTGCGGCGTGTACGCCGACGGCGTGAACCAGTCCGCCCGCCGCAAGCCGGCCAGCGAGCAGAACTGGGTGGCCAACGAGTGGGGCTGGGCGTGGCCCGCCAACCGCCGCATCCTGTACAACCGGGCGTCAGCCGATCCGGACGGGAGGCCCTGGAGCGTGCGCAAGGCCCTCGTCTGGTGGGATCCCGACCAGGGCCGCTGGAGTGGCCACGACGTCCCCGACTTCAGCGCCGACAAGGAGCCGTCCTACGTGGCGCCGGAGGGGGCGCGCGGAGCGGCGGCGCTGTCCGGCACCGACCCCTTCGTGATGCAGGCCGACGGCAAGGGCTGGCTGTTCGTTCCCGCCGGGCTCACCGACGGCCCCCTCCCCGCCCACTACGAACCCCAGGACTCCCCGTTCGACAACGTGCTGTACCGCCAGCAGCGCAACCCGGTGCGCCAGGTCTTCAGCCGCCGGAACAACCGGTACCAGCCGTCCGGCAGTGAGCCGGGATCGGACGTCTTCCCCTACGTCACGACCACCTACCGGCTCACCGAGCACCACACCGCGGGCGGGATGAGCCGGTGGCTGCCCTACCTCTCCGAGCTCCAACCCGAGATGTTCTGTGAGGTCTCCCCCGCCCTGGCCGCCGAACGGGGCCTCGAGCACCTCGGATGGGCCACGATCGTCACCGCCCGCAGCGCCATCGAGGCCCGGGTCCTGGTGACGGAGCGGATGCGGCCCCTGCAGGTGCAGGGCCGGACCCTCCACCAGATCGGCCTGCCCTACCACTGGGGACCCAACGGCCTGAGCACGGGCGATGCCGCCAACGAGCTGGCCTCGATCTCGCTCGACCCCAATGTGCACATCCAGGAGGTCAAGGCTCTGGCCGCCGACATCCGCCCCGGACGCCGGCCCCGCGGCCCGGCCCTGACCGCCCTCGTCGAGGAGTACCAGCGCCGGGCCGGCATCACCGAGAAGACCGGGACCGAGGTGTGAGCACCGCCCGCTTGGGTTTCTTCACCGACACGTCGATCTGCATCGGCTGCAAGGCGTGCGAGGTGGCATGCAAGGAGTGGAACCACGTCCCGGAGGACGGGCTGGCGCTCACCGGGATGTCCTACGACAACACCGTTGGCCTCGGAGCCGACACCTGGCGCCATGTGGCCTTCATCGAGCAGGCCCGGCCCGACGGGCTGCGTTGGCTGATGTCGTCGGACGTCTGCAAGCACTGCACCGAGGCCGCCTGTCTCGACGTGTGCCCGACCGGCTCCCTATTCCGTACCGAGTTCGGCACCGTCGTGGTGCAGGAGGACATCTGCAACGGCTGCGGCTACTGCATCCCCGCCTGCCCCTACGGGGTCATCGACCAGCGCAAGGAGGACGGCCGGGCCTGGAAGTGCACCATGTGCTACGACCGCCTGCAGGTCGGAGCGGAGCCGGCGTGCGCCCAGACCTGTCCCACCAGGTCGATCCAGTTCGGGCCGCTCGACGATCTGCGAGAGCGGGCGGCCGGTCGCCTGGCCGAGCTGCAGCAGGCGGGGGTCACCGACGCCCGGCTCTACGGGCACGACGCCGACGACGGCGTGGGCGGGAACGGGGCCTTCTTCCTCCTCCTCGACGAGCCCGAGGTGTACGGGCTCCCGCCCGACCCCGTCGTGACCACCCGGGACCTCCCGGCCATGTGGCGTCACGCCGCCATGGCGGCGCTGGCCCTGGCGACCGGGGCGGCGGCGTCCTTCCTCCGGGCCGGCCGATGACCAGCGCGGAACGATCGATGGTTCCCGACGCCACGCCGCGCTCGTACTACGGGCTGCCGGTGATCAGCCAGCCGGTGTGGAAGAGCCGCGACATAGCCGGCTACTTCTTCCTGGGCGGGCTGGCCGGGGCCTCGTCGACCCTCGCGCTCGGGGCCCAGTTGACCGGACGCCCGGGCCTGGCCCGGTCCAGCCGCCTGGCCGCCGCCGGCGCCATCGGGCTCTCGGCGGCGGCGCTGGTCCACGACCTGGGCCGTCCCGAGCGGTTCTACAACATGCTGCGGGTCTTCAAGCCCACCTCGCCGATGAGCGTCGGATCGTGGCTGCTGGCCGCCTACGGACCGATGGCCGTCACGGCGGCGGGGACCGCGGCCACCGGGCTGCGGCCGGGACTGGGCACGGCGGCGTCGGCGGGAGCGGCGCTTCTCGGGCCGGCGGTGGCGTCGTACACGGGCGTGCTCGTCTCCGACACGGCCGTGCCGGCCTGGCACGAGGGCCACCGCCACATGCCCTATCTGTTCGCCTCCTCCGCCGCCTCGGCGGCCGGTGGGCTGGGCCTGGTGGCCGCCCCCCGCCGGGACAACGGGCCCGCCCGCCGCATGGGCGTGGCGGGGGCGGCCGGGGAGCTGGCGCTGTTCCGGATCATGCGCCAGAGCATGGGGAGGGCGGGGCGGGCCTACACCGAGGGCCGGGCCCACCGGTGGACGCGCCGGGCCGAGACCCTCACCCTGGCCGGTCTGGTCGGAGCGGCGGTGGGGGCCCGCCGCAGCCGGGTGGCGGCGGCGCTGTCGGGTTCCGCCCTGCTGGCCGGCTCGGCCTGCACGCGGTGGGCGGTCTTCGAGGCCGGGCTGCAGTCCGCCCGCGACCCGGACGACACCGTCATCCCTCAGCGAGAGCGTCTGCGGCGCCGACCAGGGCCAGATGGCTGAGGCCCAGCGGGAAGTTCCCGAGGAATCCCCCGGTGCCGGGATCGATCTCCTCGGCCAGCAGGCCGACGTCGTTGGGTAGGCCGACGAGCTCGTCCATGAGCGCCACCGCCTCGTCCCTTCGGCCGGCGTACACCAGGGCCTCGACCATCCAGAACGAGCAGGCCACGAACGTCCCCTCGATCCCCTCCATCCCGCTGTAGCGGTAGACGAGCGGTCCCCGGGCCAGCTCCTCCCGCACGGCGTCGATGGTCGACGACAGCTGCGGCCCCCGGTCGAACCCGATGCGGCCGGCCCGGAGCACGGCGGCGTCCAGGAGGTCGGTGTCGGCGTAGAAGGTGTAGGCCTGCCTGGCCTCGGACCAGCAGCGCTCCCGGATCCAGTCGGCGACGACATCCCGCTCGTAGGCCCAACGGTCCCGGTTGCGGGAGTGGATCCGGCCGGCGTCGGCCAACCGGGTGGAGCGCTCGAGGGCCAACCAGCACGCCAGCTTCGACGACGTGTAGTGGCGCTGCTCGTCCAGCTCCCAGATCCCGCTGTCGGTCTGGAGCCAGGTGTCGCACACCCGGTCGGCGAACGCCGCGACCGTCTCCGCCGTGGACTCGTCGAGGACGTTGCCCCGCTCGCTGTACAGCCACACGGCGTCGATGAGGTCTCCGAACGTCCCCAGCTGGGACTGGCGGGCGGCCTCGTTCCCGGAGCGGACCGGCCGGCTGTCGCGATAGCCCCGCAAGGGGACGTCGGCCTCGTCCTCGGCCAGGCGGCCGTCCAGCGAGTAGAAGACGTGCAGATCCGGGACGGTGCGCCGGACGGTCGAGAGCAGCCAGGAGAGCGACCGGTGGGAGTCCTCGCGGGCGCCGAGGTAGATCAGGGCCTGGATCACGAACGACATGTCCCGCACCCACGCGAACCGGTAGTCGTAGTTCCGGGTGTGTCCTACCGCCTCGGGCAGGGAGGTGGTCGGAGCGGCGGCGATGGCGCCGGTGTCTGAGTAGATCAGCAGCTTGAGGGCCCGGGCGCTGTCGAGCACGTGGTCCCGCCACGGCTCCTGGGCCTGCACGCGCGAGCTCCACGCGTCCCAGGCCCGGGTCGTCTGCTCGACGCGCGCGCACACCTCGTCCGGAGTGGGGACGAACAGCGGCTCACCGTCGGTGGACACGATGCCGAGGAGGTGGCGCGACCCTTCGTGGGCCTCGAACGAGCCGCGCACCACCCGACCGTCGATGACCGGCTTGCCCACCTCGTCGGCCACGACCCCGAGGTACTGGTCCTCGACCGTCACCAGCGGGACCCCATCGCGTTCGGTTGCCCAGGGCCGGGCCATGCCGAACCGGTCCCCGACCGCGACCTCCCACTCCATCTCCACCCGGCCCGACACTCCCTCGACCAGGCGGGCCAGCTCGCTCCACGGGAGTTGGTGGCCGTCCATGAGATTGGCCGAGTCGGTGACCCGGACCTCCCCGTTCGGGGTGGTGAAGGTCGTCTGCAGGACCGCGCTCCGACCGACGTAGGACCGGCGGGCGCGAGCCGGGCCCCGCGGGCGCAGGCTGATGTGGCCTCCCGCGTCGGGGTCGAGGATGCGCGAGAACGCCGGGGGGGCGTCCATGGTGGGCAGGGACCACCAGTCGACGGCCCCGTCCAGCGCCACGAGGGCCACGCTCCGCCCGTCTCCCACCGCGGCGTAGCACTCGATCGGCGCAAAGCCGTCGGGGCGGAGGTCGTCGATGTCGCGTCCGGCATCCCGGGCGCCACCTGCGGCCTGCTCTGCGGACGGCACTGCCTCCAGGGACGGCATCGCCTCTAGGGACGGCATCGCCTCTAGGGACGGCGCCGGCGGGCCGCCTTCTCCCTGGCCGTGCGGGCCAGGGCGATCCCGAACTTCCGTCCCGTGTCGGGCAGGGTCCGCAGGAAGCTGGGATCGCGGAACCCGGACGCCTGGTCGTCGAAGATCCCGTGGGCCCCCTCGTCCCCCGAGTCGTCCCCGGCATCCCACAGGTTCCCGCGCCGGCCGGGGTCAACCGGAAGATCGGTCAACTGGGCGTCCCACGCCCCGATGGCGGCGAACTGGTTCCCGACCCCGGGCATCACCTTGGACGCCCCCACCAGCAGCTTGTTCCAGGACCCCACGATCTTGGCCCGCCGGCCGTCGAGGGCGGCCTCGACGATGAACTTGGCCGGCACCTCGGGTTGGTAGATCGGCGGCACGGGCTGGGGGTGGCGGTCGAAGACCGAGCGGCACCAGTTGAACTGCGGGGTGTTGACGGCAGGCAGGTGCACCATCGACATCCGCACGTTGCTGCCGCGGTGGATGAGCTCGGCGCGCACCGACTCGGAGAACCCCCGGCAGGCGAACTTGGACGCGCAGTAGGCCGACTGCAGGGGGATCCCCATGAACGCCAGGGCCGACCCGACGTTGACGATGGTCCCCCGGTCGCGGGGCACCATGCGCTGCAGGGCGGCGCGGGTCCCCCAGACCTGGCCGAGGAAGGTCACCTCGACCGCCCGCTTGAACTCGTCCGGGTCCACCTCCCAGAACGGGGCGAACTTCGTCGTCATGGCGTCGTTCACCCACACCTCCACCGGCCCGAGCTGCTCCTCGGCCAACTCGGCCGCCCGGTCCACCTGCTCGTGGTCGGCGACATCGGTGGGCACGACCAGAGCCCGGCCCCCGGCGCTCTCGACGTCCTTGGCCGCCGCCTCCAGTCCGGCCCGGCCCCGCGCCAGCAGGGCCACGTCGAAGCCCCCCTCCGCCAGGGCCACTGCGGTGGCCCGTCCGACCCCCGCGCTCGCACCCGTGACCACCGCTACCCCACGTCCCGCCATGACCTCTCCTCTATTCCTCTATCCCGTGATCAGGCGGCGCCCGTAGTCCCGGACCCGGTCCACGACCGCCAGCACCGGAGCGGCGACCACGAGGCCGCCGAGCCGGTCCGGGCCGTGCGGGTGGGGACGGGTCGGCGCCGTGGCCTTGGCCTGGTCGAACAGGGTGGCCAGGAGCCGCAGCTTGGTGTCCCCCTCCGCTCCGGTGAGGAGCGGCAGGACCTCGGCCTCCTCGGCCGCGGCGTGGGCCCGGACGAGGGAGTGCAGCCGCTCGAGGTTGCGCCGGAAGCGGCGGCTGGCGGGGTTCAGCAGCTCCTGACGCAGCATGCGGGCCAGGAGGCGCTTGGCCTGCCGCTCCTCCTCGAGGCGCCGGTTGCGCACCTCGACCGCCTCCGTCCCCAGCCCGCGGAGGTGGGGGTAGACGACCTCCTCCTCGGCCGCCTCGTGCACCGACAGCTGCCGGACCACGGCGCGGAACAGCTCACGGCGTTCGGCGGCGTCCCTCACCCCGACGAGGTGGGCCAGAGCGTCCGAGACCTGCGCGTGGTCCTCGCGGATCACCTCGACCAGGTCGGGTCCGTACGGCTCGCGTTGCAGCACCTCTTCGGGGACGGTCATGACTGCGTGTCCTCTACCCGGATCCCGGGCCGGAAATGCTTCCGGGGCGGAGGTGGCCGGACCTCCGGCGGGGGCGGGCCACGGCGTCGGGTACGGTCGGCCGGTGAGCGCGACCGAGGCCACCGACCTCGACATCGGCGCCTTCACGGCGGAAGGCCCCTGGGTCGTCGATCCGGCGGCCATGTCGTGGCGGCGGGGCATCGACCAGCTGCGGGAGCGGACCCGCCGGGAGGTCCCCCGTCTGGTCCGCCGGCGCCGGCTGCCCCCGGGCGGCCGGGTGGTGACGGTCGGGACCAGCCTGGGATGGGCTCTCGGGAACTGGTATCTCCTCGACCGGAGGAAGGGGCAGGTCCCGTCGCGCCGGGGGGTGTCGCGCCGGCTGCGGGAGGCCTTCGTCCGGCTCGGGCCCACCTACATCAAGCTGGGCCAGATCCTCTCGTCGGGGGAGGGCATCTTCCCCGAGGAGCTGGTATCGGAGTTCAAGCTGCTACGCGACCGCGTCCCGGCCGAGCCGTTCGACGTCGTGCGCCGCATCGTCGAGGAGGACCTCGGCCGTCCCCTCGAGGCGGTGTTCTCCTCGTTCACGGAGAAGCCCATTGCCGCGGCGTCGATAGCCCAGGTGCACGCCGCCACCCTGCACCCCGACGTCACGCCCGGGGGAGGCCGGGACATCGTCGTGAAGGTCCAGCGGCCGACGGTCGCGTCCCTGGTGCGCCGGGACCTGGCGGCGATGAGCTGGATTGCCCCCTCCCTCGTGGGCCGCATCCCGGTCACCGCGCTGGCCAACCCGCCGGCGCTGGTCGACCTGTTTGCCGAGACGATCGTCGAGGAGCTCGACTTCCGCCTCGAGGCCCAGAACATGCTCGACGTCGGGCGGATCCTGGCCGACACCGAGCAGCGCGCCCTGGTCGTCCCCCGGCCGCACCCCGACCTGGTCACCCGCCGGGTACTCGTCATGGAGCGCCTCGACGGCTTCAGCTTCGACGACGTGGCGGGAATGAAGGCGGCGGGCATCGACACGTCCGCGGTCGTGCGCGCCGGCATGGTCGCGTTCCTGGAGGGCTCGATGCTGTTCGGCGTGTTCCACGGGGACCTCCACGGCGGGAACCTCTTCGTCCAACCGGACGGGCGGGTGGCGCTCCTCGACTACGGGATCACCGGCCGCCTGGACGAGCCCCGCCGGCTGGCGTTCCTCCGCCTGGTGATGGGCGCCACGGGTAACGACATCAAGGGACAGATCGCCGCCCTGCGCGACATG
The DNA window shown above is from Acidimicrobiales bacterium and carries:
- a CDS encoding 4Fe-4S dicluster domain-containing protein, whose protein sequence is MSTARLGFFTDTSICIGCKACEVACKEWNHVPEDGLALTGMSYDNTVGLGADTWRHVAFIEQARPDGLRWLMSSDVCKHCTEAACLDVCPTGSLFRTEFGTVVVQEDICNGCGYCIPACPYGVIDQRKEDGRAWKCTMCYDRLQVGAEPACAQTCPTRSIQFGPLDDLRERAAGRLAELQQAGVTDARLYGHDADDGVGGNGAFFLLLDEPEVYGLPPDPVVTTRDLPAMWRHAAMAALALATGAAASFLRAGR
- the fabZ gene encoding 3-hydroxyacyl-ACP dehydratase FabZ — translated: MSLPRPDEILPHRPPFLLLDEITAVEPGVSARGRWRLTGEEWFFAGHFPGRPTLPGVLMVESVAQLGAVAVLLDERYAGKLPLFGGIDSARFRRQVVPGDVLDLEVEMGRLSARAGRGKGRAAVEGRTACDVELLFVIVDA
- the bcp gene encoding thioredoxin-dependent thiol peroxidase, yielding MARLAPGDKAPDFKLLDQSGRPFRLADSLKRGKGPHLVYFYPKADTPGCTTQACGLRDVADRIGDAVVIGISPDAPEKQAKFDTKYGLGFPLLSDPDHSVADAYAVWGERSLYGRKFMGIVRSAFLIDAKGKVAEAWYKISPADTPEKLLAALSAKA
- a CDS encoding glycoside hydrolase family 15 protein, whose product is MPSLEAVPSAEQAAGGARDAGRDIDDLRPDGFAPIECYAAVGDGRSVALVALDGAVDWWSLPTMDAPPAFSRILDPDAGGHISLRPRGPARARRSYVGRSAVLQTTFTTPNGEVRVTDSANLMDGHQLPWSELARLVEGVSGRVEMEWEVAVGDRFGMARPWATERDGVPLVTVEDQYLGVVADEVGKPVIDGRVVRGSFEAHEGSRHLLGIVSTDGEPLFVPTPDEVCARVEQTTRAWDAWSSRVQAQEPWRDHVLDSARALKLLIYSDTGAIAAAPTTSLPEAVGHTRNYDYRFAWVRDMSFVIQALIYLGAREDSHRSLSWLLSTVRRTVPDLHVFYSLDGRLAEDEADVPLRGYRDSRPVRSGNEAARQSQLGTFGDLIDAVWLYSERGNVLDESTAETVAAFADRVCDTWLQTDSGIWELDEQRHYTSSKLACWLALERSTRLADAGRIHSRNRDRWAYERDVVADWIRERCWSEARQAYTFYADTDLLDAAVLRAGRIGFDRGPQLSSTIDAVREELARGPLVYRYSGMEGIEGTFVACSFWMVEALVYAGRRDEAVALMDELVGLPNDVGLLAEEIDPGTGGFLGNFPLGLSHLALVGAADALAEG
- a CDS encoding SDR family oxidoreductase gives rise to the protein MAGRGVAVVTGASAGVGRATAVALAEGGFDVALLARGRAGLEAAAKDVESAGGRALVVPTDVADHEQVDRAAELAEEQLGPVEVWVNDAMTTKFAPFWEVDPDEFKRAVEVTFLGQVWGTRAALQRMVPRDRGTIVNVGSALAFMGIPLQSAYCASKFACRGFSESVRAELIHRGSNVRMSMVHLPAVNTPQFNWCRSVFDRHPQPVPPIYQPEVPAKFIVEAALDGRRAKIVGSWNKLLVGASKVMPGVGNQFAAIGAWDAQLTDLPVDPGRRGNLWDAGDDSGDEGAHGIFDDQASGFRDPSFLRTLPDTGRKFGIALARTAREKAARRRRP
- the fdh gene encoding formate dehydrogenase, with amino-acid sequence MELTRWPVIRQLQGRDRTGRGAAAKSGHSDRLLPRTYTADKVVKSICPYCAVGCGQNVYVKDGRVVQIEGDPDSPVSRGRLCPKGAASLQLTTGPAREHRVLYRPPHGTDWEVLDLDRAMDMVADRVIATRRKSWEWEDADGVRVRRTLGIASLGGATLDVEENYLMKKLYTALGAIQIENQARIUHSSTVPSLGTSFGRGGATTFQQDLQNSDCIVIEGSNMAECHPVGFQWVMEAKARGATVIHVDPRFTRTSALADLHVPLRAGSDIAFLGGIVNYVIQNERYFREYLVAYTNAPTIINEDFADTEDLDGVFSGLDRENRKYDFHTWMYEGMEIQAAAGSRDQEYEDRTRSGASVREAARGESHGSGGAAISGRPENDPDLLHTRCVFQIVKRHFARYTPEVVEEICGVPRDVFLRVCETVAANSGRDRTTAFVYSVGWTQHTVGVQYIRTAAILQLLLGNIGRPGGGIMALRGHASIQGSTDVPTLFNLLPGYIPMPHAHEHEDLDSFVQAEAPEYGFWAEMKAYTVSLLKAWFGPAASADNDWCFDYLPRLTGDHSSYETVMAQIDGTCKGYFLAGENPAVGSANAKMQRLGMANLDWLVVRDFSLIESATWWKDGPEIETGEMSTADIGTEVFFFPAAAHTEKSGSLTNTQRMLQWHHIARDPDGDARSDLWFYFHLGRIIREKLAGSNDPMDRPLLDLTWDYPTEGALAEPTAEAVLAEINGYDSDGRPLASYEQLREDGSTTCGCWIYCGVYADGVNQSARRKPASEQNWVANEWGWAWPANRRILYNRASADPDGRPWSVRKALVWWDPDQGRWSGHDVPDFSADKEPSYVAPEGARGAAALSGTDPFVMQADGKGWLFVPAGLTDGPLPAHYEPQDSPFDNVLYRQQRNPVRQVFSRRNNRYQPSGSEPGSDVFPYVTTTYRLTEHHTAGGMSRWLPYLSELQPEMFCEVSPALAAERGLEHLGWATIVTARSAIEARVLVTERMRPLQVQGRTLHQIGLPYHWGPNGLSTGDAANELASISLDPNVHIQEVKALAADIRPGRRPRGPALTALVEEYQRRAGITEKTGTEV
- the nrfD gene encoding NrfD/PsrC family molybdoenzyme membrane anchor subunit; its protein translation is MVPDATPRSYYGLPVISQPVWKSRDIAGYFFLGGLAGASSTLALGAQLTGRPGLARSSRLAAAGAIGLSAAALVHDLGRPERFYNMLRVFKPTSPMSVGSWLLAAYGPMAVTAAGTAATGLRPGLGTAASAGAALLGPAVASYTGVLVSDTAVPAWHEGHRHMPYLFASSAASAAGGLGLVAAPRRDNGPARRMGVAGAAGELALFRIMRQSMGRAGRAYTEGRAHRWTRRAETLTLAGLVGAAVGARRSRVAAALSGSALLAGSACTRWAVFEAGLQSARDPDDTVIPQRERLRRRPGPDG
- a CDS encoding hemerythrin domain-containing protein; its protein translation is MTVPEEVLQREPYGPDLVEVIREDHAQVSDALAHLVGVRDAAERRELFRAVVRQLSVHEAAEEEVVYPHLRGLGTEAVEVRNRRLEEERQAKRLLARMLRQELLNPASRRFRRNLERLHSLVRAHAAAEEAEVLPLLTGAEGDTKLRLLATLFDQAKATAPTRPHPHGPDRLGGLVVAAPVLAVVDRVRDYGRRLITG
- a CDS encoding beta-ketoacyl-[acyl-carrier-protein] synthase family protein, yielding NGARLVASGRCDVVLAGGSEAAITGTSLAGFGNMTALSGLGISRPFDAERDGFVIAEGAAVLVLEELERARARGAHIYALVAGSASTADAYHITAPSPGGTGAATCMELALEDAGVTPDAVRHINAHGTSTPLNDAAEAEAITKVFGSPGPPVTSTKGVTGHALGAAGAIEAVAVALSIDRRLIPPTSGYEHPDPSIQLDVVAGEPRAWEPGPALSNSFGFGGHNGCLVLVPAD